One region of Diabrotica undecimpunctata isolate CICGRU chromosome 6, icDiaUnde3, whole genome shotgun sequence genomic DNA includes:
- the LOC140443099 gene encoding store-operated calcium entry regulator STIMATE-like — protein sequence MNSTSLMTKKADELHCSNDALTDKFGLFLQILLACLAFTCLIAKRFCEPRLERRSWLIWFYDTSKQGMGSMAIHLANVWLAGQYKGDPCTWYLINFLLDSSLGLLIIFIGIRLSQYLSRRKGWESINFGEYGKPPSANAWMIQCCLYVCLMLIVKGSITLFMQLNFWQNVKDFIMSPIPNAKVEVAFVMLIIPFFVNMLMFWVTDNFLMYKDPAKRRYSGTRESLLRRMHVKYRTLTRKRRVDSESDVLLSADDELLDNETVPITRTVDT from the exons ATGAATTCCACAAGTTTGATGACAAAAAAGGCCGACGAACTGCATTGCTCTAACGATGCCTTGACTGATAAGTTTGGATTGTTTCTTCAAATTCTTTTAGCATGTTTGGCCTTTACATGCCTAATTG CCAAAAGATTTTGCGAACCAAGATTAGAAAGAAGATCGTGGTTGATATGGTTTTACGATACTTCTAAACAGGGAATGGGTTCAATGGCTATCCACTTAGCAAATGTTTGGCTAGCTGGACAATATAAAGGTGACCCTTGTACTTG gtaTTTAATAAACTTTCTCTTAGATTCGTCCTTAGgccttttaattatatttatcgGAATTAGACTTAGCCAGTACTTATCTAGGAGAAAGGGGTGGGAGTCCATCAATTTTGGTGAATATG GAAAACCGCCATCTGCAAATGCATGGATGATACAATGCTGCCTTTATGTATGTCTTATGCTAATAGTGAAAGGATCGATAACGTTGTTTATGCAACTAAACTTTTGGCAGAATGTGAAAGACTTTATTATGTCGCCTATACCGAACGCTAAGGTAGAGGTTGCTTTTGTGATGTTGATTATACCGTTTTTTGTGAAT ATGTTAATGTTTTGGGTAACCGATAACTTCTTAATGTACAAAGATCCAGCGAAGAGAAGGTATAGCGGTACCAGAGAAAGTCTGCTTAGAAGAATGCACGTGAAGTACCGAACGCTTACGAGGAAACGTCGCGTGGATtctgaaagtgatgttttattaTCAGCTGACGATGAATTGTTGGACAACGAAACAGTGCCAATAACAAGGACTGTCGATACTTAA